Proteins from one Mycobacterium sp. EPa45 genomic window:
- a CDS encoding DNA polymerase IV, which produces MDAFFASVEQLTRPTLRGRPVLVGGLGGRGVVAGASYESRVFGARSAMPMHQARRLVGAAAVVLPPRGVVYGVASRRVLDTVRALVPVLEQLSFDEAFGEPAELAGASAEDVEEFAVMLRRRVREETGLVASVGAGSGKQIAKIASDLAKPDGFRVVRRDEERTLLDGLPVRRLWGIGPVAEDKLHRLGIDTIGQLAALTDAEAASVLGATGGPALHRLARGIDDRPVAERAEAKQISAESTFPADLTTVEQLREAMGPIAEHAHRRLERDGRGARTVTVKLKRSDMSTLTRSATLPYATGNVGALTATALRLLLDPREIGPIRLLGVGFSGLSDVRQESLFPDLEQQETEVVDTPDTHAPAPERTADVGGWRIGDDVRHPEFGHGWVQGAGHGVVSVRFETRGSGPGVMRTFPIDDPELLKANPVDSLDWADYLAELQDRSGSAQAGNDVGHGQPQA; this is translated from the coding sequence ATGGATGCGTTCTTCGCGTCCGTCGAGCAGCTGACCCGCCCGACGCTGCGCGGGCGTCCGGTACTGGTCGGCGGGCTCGGCGGCCGCGGCGTGGTGGCCGGCGCCAGCTATGAATCCCGGGTCTTCGGCGCGCGCTCGGCGATGCCGATGCATCAGGCCCGCCGCTTGGTAGGTGCCGCTGCGGTGGTGCTCCCGCCGCGCGGCGTGGTCTACGGCGTGGCCAGCCGCCGTGTACTGGACACGGTGCGGGCGCTGGTGCCCGTGCTCGAGCAGCTCTCCTTCGACGAGGCATTCGGCGAGCCCGCCGAACTCGCCGGTGCCAGCGCCGAGGACGTCGAGGAGTTCGCCGTGATGCTGCGGCGGCGGGTGCGGGAAGAAACCGGCCTGGTGGCGTCCGTCGGGGCTGGATCGGGTAAGCAGATCGCCAAGATCGCCTCGGATCTGGCCAAGCCCGACGGGTTCCGGGTGGTCCGCCGAGACGAGGAACGCACGCTGCTCGACGGCCTGCCGGTACGCCGGCTGTGGGGGATCGGCCCAGTCGCCGAGGACAAGCTGCACCGCCTCGGCATCGACACCATCGGCCAGCTCGCCGCCCTGACCGACGCGGAGGCGGCCAGCGTTCTGGGCGCCACCGGCGGGCCCGCGCTGCACCGACTGGCTCGCGGCATCGACGACCGCCCGGTCGCCGAGCGCGCGGAGGCCAAGCAGATCAGTGCCGAGTCGACGTTCCCCGCCGACCTCACCACCGTCGAGCAGCTGCGCGAGGCCATGGGCCCGATCGCCGAGCACGCCCACCGGCGCCTGGAGCGCGACGGTCGCGGCGCCCGCACGGTCACCGTCAAGCTGAAGCGGTCGGATATGAGCACCCTGACCCGGTCGGCGACGCTGCCGTACGCGACCGGCAACGTCGGCGCCCTGACCGCCACCGCATTACGTCTGCTGCTCGACCCGCGCGAGATTGGCCCCATTCGCCTTCTCGGCGTTGGATTTTCGGGGCTATCCGACGTTCGTCAGGAATCGTTGTTCCCCGATCTCGAACAGCAGGAGACCGAGGTCGTCGATACGCCGGACACTCACGCGCCGGCGCCGGAGCGGACTGCCGATGTGGGCGGCTGGCGTATCGGCGACGATGTCCGCCATCCCGAGTTCGGCCACGGCTGGGTGCAGGGTGCGGGTCACGGTGTGGTCAGCGTGCGGTTCGAAACCCGCGGCAGCGGACCCGGAGTGATGCGGACGTTCCCCATCGATGACCCTGAGTTACTCAAGGCCAACCCGGTCGACAGCCTGGATTGGGCCGACTATCTGGCGGAACTCCAGGACCGGTCCGGCTCAGCGCAGGCGGGCAATGACGTCGGCCACGGGCAACCCCAGGCTTAA
- the rarD gene encoding EamA family transporter RarD, with the protein MTAAEQETKTSGLLYGIGAYGSWGLFPAFFPLLKPAGALEVLAHRIVWTLVLMAGVLVAMRKLSDLRSITGRTWLLLVCASALVSANWVIFIFAVNNGHVVDGALGYFINPLVSVLLGVLIFRERLNRAQLVAVLIALAAVVLLGIEVGGPPFIALGLALTFGLYGVVKKVVPTDPRVSVGVEAAVAAPFAVAYIAVLQLSGHGQFTGNGPGHVALMLLSGPITAIPLLFFAAAAQRLPLVTLGLLMYLNPAMQMTWGVVVAHEPMPPARWVGFALIWLALLVFSGDALRRARTRSSTAAPGSRARNLYSSSRPGRDDGGTRRH; encoded by the coding sequence GTGACGGCCGCCGAACAGGAGACCAAGACCAGCGGTCTGTTGTACGGAATCGGCGCCTATGGCTCGTGGGGCCTTTTCCCGGCGTTTTTCCCGTTGCTGAAACCAGCTGGGGCACTTGAGGTTCTGGCCCACCGCATTGTCTGGACGCTGGTGCTGATGGCCGGCGTCCTGGTGGCGATGCGCAAGCTGTCCGACCTGCGGTCGATCACCGGACGCACCTGGCTGCTCCTGGTCTGCGCCTCGGCCCTGGTCTCGGCGAACTGGGTCATCTTCATCTTCGCGGTCAACAACGGCCATGTCGTCGACGGTGCCCTCGGCTACTTCATCAATCCACTGGTCAGCGTGTTGCTCGGGGTATTGATCTTCCGGGAGCGGCTCAACCGGGCCCAGCTGGTGGCCGTGCTGATCGCGCTCGCGGCGGTGGTGCTGCTGGGCATCGAGGTCGGCGGCCCGCCGTTCATCGCGCTGGGCCTGGCACTGACGTTCGGCCTCTACGGCGTGGTCAAGAAAGTCGTGCCCACCGACCCTCGGGTGAGCGTCGGCGTGGAGGCCGCGGTCGCCGCTCCCTTTGCCGTCGCCTACATCGCCGTGTTGCAGCTGAGCGGGCACGGACAGTTCACCGGCAACGGGCCGGGCCACGTCGCTTTGATGCTGCTGTCCGGGCCGATCACCGCGATCCCGCTGCTGTTCTTCGCCGCCGCCGCCCAGCGGCTGCCGCTGGTGACTCTCGGGTTGCTGATGTACCTCAATCCGGCCATGCAGATGACCTGGGGTGTTGTGGTGGCGCACGAACCGATGCCGCCGGCCCGCTGGGTGGGGTTCGCGCTGATCTGGCTGGCGCTGCTGGTATTCAGCGGTGACGCGCTGCGGCGGGCCCGCACCCGGTCGTCGACGGCGGCGCCGGGGTCTAGGGCACGGAACCTATACTCGTCGTCGCGGCCAGGCCGCGACGATGGCGGCACGCGCCGCCACTAG
- a CDS encoding YidH family protein: protein MFAPKPPLRSVGTDPDYRFTLANERTFLAWLRTGLALLAGAVALASLVHDFGPRPFRIVLTVLLLALSLVVTFGAYVRWDRTERALREKRPLPDDPLPRIVVSGLAIIIVAAGVLVYLAEFTR from the coding sequence ATGTTCGCCCCCAAGCCTCCGCTGCGCAGTGTGGGCACCGACCCCGACTATCGCTTCACCCTGGCCAACGAGCGGACGTTCCTGGCCTGGCTGCGGACGGGTTTGGCGCTGCTGGCCGGGGCGGTGGCGCTGGCCAGCCTGGTCCACGACTTCGGGCCGCGGCCGTTCCGGATCGTGCTCACAGTGCTGCTGCTGGCGCTGTCGTTGGTCGTCACCTTCGGCGCCTACGTCCGCTGGGACCGCACCGAGCGGGCGCTGCGGGAGAAACGGCCGCTGCCCGACGATCCCCTGCCCCGGATCGTGGTGTCCGGTCTGGCGATCATCATCGTGGCCGCGGGCGTGCTGGTCTACCTCGCCGAGTTCACCCGGTGA
- the dnaE gene encoding DNA polymerase III subunit alpha yields MGTGTSAGSFVHLHNHTEYSMLDGAAKITPMLAEAQRLEMPAIGMTDHGNMFGASEFYNAATKVGIKPIIGVEAYIAPGSRFDTRRILWGDPGQKSDDVSGSGSYTHMTMVAENATGLRNLFKLSTLASFEGQLGKWSRMDAEIIAEHAEGIIATTGCPSGEVQTRLRLGHEREALESAAKWREIFGPDNYFLELMDHGLSIERRVREGLLEVGRKLGIPALATNDCHYVTRDASHNHEALLCIQTGKTLSDPNRFKFDGDGYFLKSAAEMRALWDAEVPEACDSTLLIGERVQSYADVWTPTDRMPIFPVPDGHDQGSWLRHEVEAGLRRRFPDGVPPEYTERAGFEIDVICGKGFPSYFLIVADLINYARSIDIRVGPGRGSAAGSLVAYALGITNIDPIPHGLLFERFLNPERPSAPDIDIDFDDRRRGEMVRYAAEKWGSDRVAQVITFGTIKTKAALKDSARVHYGQPGFAIADRITKALPPPIMAKDIPLSGITDPNHERYKEAAEVRGLIDTDPDVRTIYETARGLEGLVRNAGVHACAVIMSSQPLIDAIPLWKRPQDGAIITGWDYPSCEAIGLLKMDFLGLRNLTIIGDCIENIKANRGIDLDLDTLPLDDPKAYELLSRGDTLGVFQLDGGPMRDLLRRMQPTEFNDIVAVLALYRPGPMGMNAHNDYADRKNNRQAIKPIHPELEEPLKEILAETYGLIVYQEQIMFIAQKVASYSMGKADALRKAMGKKKLEVLEAEYQGFKEGMTANGFSEKAVKALWDTILPFAGYAFNKSHAAGYGLVSYWTAYLKANYPAEYMAGLLTSVGDDKDKAAVYLADCRRLGITVLPPDVNESVQNFASVDDDIRFGLGAIRNVGANVVSSLIATRTEKGKFTDFSDYLNKIDIAACNKKVTESLIKAGAFDSLKHPRKGLFLIHTDAVDSVLGTKKAEAIGQFDLFGGSDDADAGDSAFTIRVPDEEWDDKHKLALEREMLGLYVSGHPLNGVAHLLNAQVDTQIPAILAGDVANDTQVRVGGILAGVNRRVNKNGMPWASAQLEDLTGGIEVMFFPQTYSLFGAEIADDAVVLVGGKVRMQDDRISLIANELVVPDFSNAQANRPLAVSLPTRQCTIDKVTALKQVLARHPGTAQVHLRLISGERITTLELDQALRVTPSSALMGDLKALLGPGCLGG; encoded by the coding sequence ATGGGTACTGGAACTTCTGCCGGATCTTTTGTGCACCTGCACAACCACACCGAGTACTCGATGCTCGACGGTGCCGCGAAGATCACGCCCATGCTCGCCGAGGCGCAGCGCCTCGAGATGCCCGCCATCGGCATGACCGACCACGGAAACATGTTCGGGGCCAGCGAGTTCTACAACGCGGCCACCAAGGTCGGCATCAAGCCGATCATCGGCGTCGAGGCCTACATCGCGCCCGGGTCCCGTTTTGACACCCGCCGCATCCTGTGGGGCGATCCGGGCCAGAAGAGCGACGACGTGTCGGGCAGCGGCTCGTACACCCACATGACGATGGTGGCCGAGAACGCGACCGGCCTGCGCAACCTGTTCAAGCTGTCGACGCTGGCCTCGTTCGAGGGTCAGCTCGGCAAGTGGTCGCGGATGGACGCCGAGATCATCGCCGAGCATGCCGAAGGCATCATCGCCACCACGGGGTGCCCGTCGGGTGAGGTCCAGACCCGGTTGCGGCTGGGCCACGAGCGGGAGGCGCTGGAGTCGGCCGCCAAGTGGCGGGAGATCTTCGGGCCGGACAACTACTTCCTGGAGCTCATGGACCACGGCCTGTCGATCGAGCGCCGGGTCCGCGAGGGCCTGCTCGAGGTCGGCCGCAAGCTCGGCATTCCCGCGCTGGCCACCAATGACTGCCACTACGTGACCCGCGACGCGTCGCACAACCACGAAGCGCTGCTGTGCATCCAGACCGGCAAGACGCTGTCGGACCCCAACCGGTTCAAGTTCGACGGTGACGGCTACTTCCTGAAGTCGGCTGCCGAGATGCGCGCCCTGTGGGACGCCGAAGTTCCGGAGGCCTGTGATTCCACGCTGCTGATCGGCGAGCGGGTGCAGTCCTACGCCGATGTGTGGACCCCCACCGACCGGATGCCGATCTTCCCGGTCCCGGACGGGCACGACCAGGGCAGCTGGCTGCGGCACGAGGTCGAAGCCGGCCTGCGGCGGCGCTTCCCGGACGGGGTGCCGCCGGAGTACACCGAGCGCGCCGGCTTCGAGATCGACGTCATCTGCGGCAAGGGTTTCCCGTCGTACTTCCTGATCGTCGCCGACCTGATCAACTACGCCCGCTCGATCGACATCCGGGTGGGCCCCGGCCGCGGATCGGCCGCCGGTTCGCTGGTGGCCTACGCACTCGGCATCACCAACATCGACCCGATCCCACACGGCCTGCTGTTCGAGCGCTTCCTCAACCCGGAACGCCCGTCGGCCCCCGATATCGATATCGACTTCGACGACCGTCGCCGCGGCGAGATGGTGCGCTACGCCGCCGAGAAGTGGGGCAGTGACCGGGTCGCCCAGGTCATCACGTTCGGTACCATCAAAACCAAAGCAGCGCTGAAGGATTCGGCCCGCGTCCACTACGGCCAGCCCGGCTTCGCGATCGCCGACCGAATCACCAAAGCGCTGCCGCCGCCGATCATGGCCAAAGACATCCCGTTGTCGGGCATCACCGACCCCAACCACGAGCGGTACAAGGAGGCTGCCGAGGTTCGCGGCCTGATCGACACCGACCCCGACGTGCGCACCATCTACGAGACCGCGCGCGGCCTCGAGGGCCTGGTCCGCAACGCCGGCGTGCACGCGTGCGCGGTGATCATGAGCTCGCAGCCGCTGATCGACGCGATTCCGCTGTGGAAGCGGCCGCAGGACGGCGCGATCATCACCGGGTGGGACTACCCGTCGTGCGAGGCCATCGGCCTGCTGAAGATGGACTTCCTCGGCCTGCGGAACCTGACGATCATCGGCGACTGCATCGAGAACATCAAAGCCAACCGGGGCATCGACCTGGATCTCGACACCCTGCCGCTCGACGACCCCAAGGCCTACGAACTGTTGAGCCGCGGCGACACCCTGGGTGTGTTTCAGCTCGACGGCGGCCCGATGCGCGATCTGCTGCGGCGCATGCAGCCCACGGAGTTCAACGACATCGTCGCCGTGCTGGCCCTCTACCGGCCCGGCCCGATGGGCATGAACGCCCACAACGACTACGCCGACCGCAAGAACAACCGGCAGGCCATCAAGCCGATCCACCCCGAGCTCGAGGAACCGCTCAAGGAGATCCTCGCCGAGACCTACGGTCTGATCGTCTACCAAGAGCAGATCATGTTCATCGCCCAGAAGGTCGCCTCGTACTCGATGGGCAAGGCCGACGCACTGCGAAAAGCCATGGGCAAGAAGAAGCTCGAGGTGCTCGAGGCCGAGTATCAGGGCTTCAAGGAGGGGATGACCGCCAACGGTTTCTCCGAAAAAGCGGTGAAAGCGCTGTGGGACACCATCCTTCCGTTCGCCGGCTATGCCTTCAACAAATCGCACGCCGCCGGTTACGGGCTGGTCTCCTACTGGACGGCCTACCTCAAGGCCAACTATCCGGCCGAGTACATGGCCGGGCTGCTCACCTCCGTCGGTGACGATAAGGACAAGGCCGCGGTCTATCTCGCCGACTGCCGCCGGCTGGGCATCACCGTGCTGCCGCCCGACGTCAACGAGTCGGTGCAGAACTTCGCCTCGGTGGACGACGACATCCGGTTCGGGCTCGGCGCCATCCGCAACGTCGGCGCCAACGTGGTCAGCTCGCTGATCGCCACCCGCACCGAGAAGGGGAAGTTCACCGACTTCTCCGATTACCTGAACAAGATCGACATCGCGGCCTGCAACAAGAAGGTCACCGAATCCTTGATCAAGGCAGGCGCTTTCGACTCGTTGAAGCACCCTCGCAAGGGCCTGTTCCTGATCCACACGGACGCCGTCGACTCGGTGCTGGGCACCAAGAAGGCCGAGGCGATCGGCCAGTTCGATCTGTTCGGCGGCTCCGACGACGCCGATGCCGGTGACTCGGCGTTCACCATCCGCGTGCCCGATGAGGAATGGGACGACAAGCACAAACTCGCACTCGAGCGGGAGATGCTGGGGCTGTATGTGTCCGGGCATCCGCTCAACGGGGTGGCGCACCTGCTGAACGCTCAGGTCGACACCCAGATCCCGGCGATCCTCGCCGGTGACGTCGCCAACGACACCCAGGTGCGGGTCGGCGGCATCCTCGCCGGTGTCAACCGGCGGGTCAACAAGAACGGAATGCCCTGGGCCTCAGCCCAGTTGGAGGACCTCACCGGTGGCATCGAGGTGATGTTCTTCCCGCAGACCTACTCGCTGTTCGGCGCCGAGATCGCCGACGACGCGGTGGTGCTCGTCGGCGGCAAGGTCCGCATGCAGGACGACCGCATCTCGCTGATCGCCAACGAGCTTGTGGTGCCCGACTTTTCGAACGCGCAGGCGAACCGGCCGCTGGCGGTCAGCCTGCCCACCCGGCAGTGCACCATCGACAAGGTCACCGCACTCAAGCAGGTGCTGGCCCGCCATCCGGGTACCGCGCAGGTGCATCTGCGGCTGATCAGTGGCGAGCGGATCACCACGCTGGAGCTCGACCAGGCGCTGAGAGTGACGCCGTCCTCGGCGCTGATGGGGGATTTGAAGGCGCTGCTGGGGCCGGGCTGCCTAGGCGGCTAG
- a CDS encoding DUF202 domain-containing protein, translating to MTEVTDATAVAERTALAWQRSMIGVIAVGALVVRWSVVERFPLWPGVVLTTAAALASLVVVRRRYRRVRDTVLAGQTPLSRYFVPGAAAFIVVLIAGVGAGIVSEYANR from the coding sequence GTGACCGAGGTCACCGACGCCACAGCGGTGGCCGAACGCACCGCGTTGGCCTGGCAGCGCTCGATGATCGGGGTGATCGCCGTCGGAGCTCTGGTGGTGCGGTGGAGTGTGGTCGAACGGTTCCCGCTGTGGCCGGGCGTCGTGCTCACCACGGCCGCCGCACTCGCCAGCCTCGTTGTGGTCCGGCGGCGCTACCGACGGGTCCGCGACACCGTGCTGGCCGGCCAGACGCCGCTGTCGCGGTACTTCGTCCCCGGGGCCGCCGCGTTCATCGTGGTGCTCATCGCGGGTGTCGGTGCCGGAATCGTGTCGGAATACGCCAACCGCTAG
- a CDS encoding YncE family protein produces MSTGHLVGYVGGLAVALGIGTAVLLNAPAASADASAAAPSPSSGHAGTAKSARVHQRTNTLAAMKPAPTRKPGAPTASVTLLMTAAGSATNARRDLSIAYDPVGDKTSVTVVDATTSSPIGSTVTVDGSAGAPVRSADGKRALITTTFHNPATDKVEAVAVVMDMTAGGQIGNTLGYVDASPMSASFAPDGTRAVVTLFLESTSQIWVATLDTKTGTQTGTATLDGYPFVAPVWNTDGTRVVITLSQLGGETTAVAVIDATTGDVAGTIPVKGYAKTAPIMTADGTRALVTTTIDNSNSGPSTRVTVIDTAAGWLAGNPLTFPGTARVSLLGDGRVALVTTNSGLVSFVDTRGANATPLLPLLPPFGFDLAAFFATPLGSALAPGLFVVGFLGSAILAFYVLPAILWVPALITDALRGSGLLPAVAATVV; encoded by the coding sequence GTGAGTACGGGACATCTCGTCGGCTATGTCGGCGGATTGGCGGTGGCGCTGGGAATCGGCACCGCGGTATTGCTCAACGCGCCGGCGGCGTCGGCGGATGCCTCGGCTGCAGCCCCGTCGCCGTCGTCGGGTCACGCGGGCACTGCGAAGTCGGCAAGAGTGCACCAACGCACGAACACCCTGGCGGCGATGAAACCGGCACCCACGCGAAAGCCCGGTGCGCCAACGGCTTCGGTGACGCTGTTGATGACCGCGGCCGGGTCAGCGACCAACGCGCGCCGCGACCTGAGCATCGCCTACGACCCGGTCGGGGACAAGACATCGGTGACGGTCGTCGATGCCACCACCAGCAGCCCGATCGGATCGACTGTCACCGTTGACGGTTCGGCGGGCGCGCCGGTCCGCAGCGCCGACGGCAAACGAGCCCTGATCACCACGACCTTCCACAACCCGGCCACCGACAAGGTCGAGGCCGTGGCCGTGGTGATGGACATGACCGCCGGGGGGCAGATCGGCAACACGCTCGGCTACGTCGACGCCTCGCCGATGTCCGCGTCGTTCGCCCCCGACGGGACCCGCGCGGTGGTCACCCTCTTCCTGGAGTCCACCTCCCAGATCTGGGTCGCCACGCTGGATACGAAGACGGGCACCCAGACCGGAACCGCGACCCTCGACGGCTACCCGTTCGTCGCACCGGTGTGGAATACCGATGGCACCCGCGTGGTGATCACCCTGTCGCAGTTGGGTGGGGAGACGACCGCTGTGGCGGTGATCGACGCGACGACCGGCGACGTGGCCGGGACGATTCCCGTCAAGGGTTATGCGAAGACCGCGCCGATCATGACCGCCGACGGCACCCGCGCCCTTGTCACCACCACCATCGACAACTCGAACAGCGGGCCCTCGACCCGGGTGACCGTGATCGACACAGCGGCCGGCTGGTTGGCCGGAAACCCGCTGACATTCCCCGGCACGGCGAGAGTCTCGCTGCTGGGCGACGGCCGAGTGGCACTCGTGACGACCAATTCGGGTCTGGTGTCGTTTGTCGACACCCGCGGCGCCAACGCCACACCGCTCCTGCCACTGCTCCCGCCGTTCGGGTTCGATCTGGCCGCATTCTTCGCCACGCCATTGGGCAGTGCGCTTGCCCCTGGTCTGTTCGTCGTCGGATTCCTCGGTTCGGCGATCCTGGCGTTCTACGTGCTGCCGGCGATTCTCTGGGTGCCGGCGCTGATCACGGACGCGTTGCGGGGGTCAGGACTGCTGCCGGCGGTCGCTGCGACCGTCGTCTGA
- a CDS encoding RluA family pseudouridine synthase, whose product MAERSMPVPEGLAGMRVDAGLARLLGLSRTAAAAIAEDGGVELDGARAGKSDRLEAGAWLHVQIPEEAPPPENTPEEIEGMTILYSDADIVAVDKPPGVAAHATVGWHGPTVLGGLAAAGFRISTSGIHERQGIVHRLDVGTSGVMVVALSERAYTLLKRAFKQRTVDKRYHAVVQGHPDPSSGTIDAPIGRHRGHDWKFAVTETGRHSITHYDTVEMFRAASLLDIHLETGRTHQIRVHFAALHHPCAGDLTYGADPVLAKRLGLERQWLHARSLAFAHPADGRHFEVTAPYPADLQHALDVLRGES is encoded by the coding sequence ATGGCCGAGCGGTCCATGCCGGTCCCCGAGGGTCTGGCCGGCATGCGCGTCGACGCGGGACTGGCCCGGCTGCTGGGGCTTTCGCGTACGGCCGCGGCCGCGATCGCCGAGGATGGTGGTGTCGAGCTCGACGGCGCGCGGGCAGGTAAGTCGGACCGCCTCGAGGCCGGCGCATGGCTGCATGTGCAGATCCCCGAGGAAGCGCCCCCGCCGGAGAACACGCCCGAAGAGATCGAGGGCATGACGATCCTGTACTCCGACGCCGACATTGTCGCCGTCGACAAGCCGCCGGGTGTGGCAGCCCACGCCACGGTTGGCTGGCACGGTCCCACCGTGCTCGGCGGGCTGGCCGCCGCCGGATTCCGGATCAGCACGTCCGGGATCCACGAGCGGCAGGGCATCGTGCACCGGCTCGACGTCGGCACCTCCGGGGTGATGGTGGTAGCGCTGTCCGAGCGGGCCTATACCCTGCTCAAGCGGGCGTTCAAGCAGCGCACCGTCGACAAGCGTTATCACGCTGTGGTGCAAGGACATCCGGATCCATCCAGCGGCACCATCGACGCGCCGATCGGGCGGCACCGGGGCCACGACTGGAAGTTCGCCGTCACCGAAACCGGGCGGCACAGCATCACTCACTACGACACCGTCGAAATGTTCCGTGCCGCAAGTCTTCTCGACATCCACCTGGAAACCGGTCGCACCCACCAGATCCGCGTGCACTTCGCCGCACTGCATCACCCGTGCGCCGGGGATCTGACCTACGGCGCCGACCCGGTGCTGGCCAAGCGGCTCGGCCTGGAGCGGCAGTGGTTGCATGCGCGGTCGCTGGCGTTCGCGCATCCCGCCGACGGCAGGCACTTCGAGGTCACCGCTCCCTATCCGGCCGATCTGCAGCATGCCCTGGACGTGCTGCGCGGCGAATCGTGA
- a CDS encoding asparaginase: MPRLVVVTTGGTIATSADGQGVLRPVHGGAELVGGLDARVIDLFTVDSSQLTPADWLRIGNAVTDAARDADGVVVTHGTDSMEETALWLELTYGGDVPVVVTGAARSADDPDADGPGNLRDALAVADSPLARGLGVLICFAGRVLPALGTTKVGGPDLFGGRTPVGRVSDGMFSVTGGTPRAYLGAVAEAVRVDIVAVYPGADETAIDAFVDAGAAGLVIEAMGAGNAGPPVVAAVRGACARGVSVVVTTRVPGGRTAAAYGPGHDLVAAGAVLVPRLRSSQARVLVMAALSLGLPVADVIARLR; encoded by the coding sequence ATGCCCCGACTCGTCGTCGTTACCACCGGCGGGACGATCGCCACCAGCGCCGACGGGCAGGGCGTGCTGCGGCCGGTGCATGGCGGCGCCGAACTGGTCGGCGGGCTCGATGCCCGGGTGATCGACCTGTTCACCGTCGACAGCTCGCAGCTGACCCCGGCCGATTGGCTGCGCATCGGAAATGCGGTCACCGACGCCGCCCGGGACGCCGACGGTGTGGTCGTCACGCACGGCACCGATTCGATGGAAGAGACCGCGCTGTGGCTGGAGCTCACCTACGGCGGGGACGTACCGGTGGTGGTCACCGGTGCGGCCCGCTCGGCCGACGACCCCGACGCCGACGGGCCGGGCAACCTGCGCGACGCCCTTGCCGTGGCGGACAGCCCGCTCGCCCGCGGCCTCGGGGTGCTGATCTGTTTCGCCGGACGGGTCTTGCCCGCGCTGGGCACCACCAAGGTGGGTGGTCCCGACCTGTTCGGCGGGCGCACACCCGTGGGCCGGGTCAGCGACGGAATGTTCAGCGTGACGGGCGGTACGCCGCGGGCTTATCTGGGGGCGGTCGCCGAGGCGGTGCGCGTCGACATCGTGGCGGTCTATCCAGGTGCCGACGAGACGGCGATCGACGCGTTCGTCGACGCGGGGGCGGCCGGCCTGGTGATCGAGGCGATGGGCGCAGGCAACGCGGGACCGCCCGTGGTGGCGGCGGTGCGGGGCGCGTGTGCCCGCGGCGTGAGCGTGGTGGTGACCACCCGGGTGCCCGGCGGACGCACCGCCGCGGCGTACGGACCGGGCCACGATCTGGTGGCCGCAGGCGCCGTCCTCGTGCCGCGGTTGCGCAGCAGCCAGGCCCGGGTGTTGGTGATGGCGGCGTTAAGCCTGGGGTTGCCCGTGGCCGACGTCATTGCCCGCCTGCGCTGA
- the lspA gene encoding signal peptidase II: protein MPNRLGNDGGVTDESRPRTESPRRLRLLLSVAGVVLALDVITKVLAVRWLTPGQPVSIIGDTVTWTLVRNSGAAFSMATGYTWVLTLVATGVVVGIFWMGRRLVSPWWAVGLGMILGGALGNLVDRFFRSPGPLRGHVVDFLSIGWWPVFNVADPAVVGGAILLVALSLFGYDFDTAGRRKTEPATTDDKAETA from the coding sequence ATGCCCAACAGACTAGGGAATGATGGGGGTGTGACCGACGAATCCAGGCCCCGAACCGAGTCGCCACGGCGGCTGCGGTTGCTCTTGTCGGTGGCGGGCGTGGTGCTGGCGCTCGATGTGATCACCAAGGTGCTGGCGGTGCGGTGGTTGACCCCCGGCCAGCCGGTCTCGATCATCGGCGACACCGTCACCTGGACGCTCGTGCGCAACTCGGGTGCGGCGTTCTCCATGGCCACCGGTTACACCTGGGTGCTGACGCTGGTCGCGACCGGGGTCGTCGTCGGGATCTTCTGGATGGGCCGACGGCTGGTGTCGCCGTGGTGGGCCGTCGGGCTCGGGATGATCTTGGGCGGCGCGCTGGGCAACCTGGTCGACCGATTCTTCCGCTCACCGGGCCCGCTGCGCGGGCACGTCGTCGACTTCCTGTCGATCGGCTGGTGGCCGGTGTTCAACGTGGCCGATCCGGCGGTCGTCGGCGGGGCCATCCTGCTGGTCGCGCTGTCGCTGTTCGGCTACGACTTCGACACCGCCGGGCGCCGCAAGACCGAGCCGGCCACCACCGACGACAAGGCCGAGACGGCCTGA